The following nucleotide sequence is from Streptomyces sp. HUAS CB01.
CGACCCGGGCGCCGACCGCGACGACGCCGAACGCGCGCTGCTGACGGTGCCCGGGCTCACGCCGCGCAGCGCCGCGCTGATCCGGATGCGCGCGCTCGGCGATCCCGACGTGGACCCGGAGCCCGAGGGGCGGGGCGGGCCGTTCCGGTGCTCCGGCGGCGAAGCCTGGCGGCCCTGGCGCTCCTACGCCACCCGTCACCTCCAGGCCGTTTCGTCCCGGCGCCCCCCGGCGGCCGTCGGCGCCGGCTGAAGGGAGCCGGGGCGACCGCCCGTCGTCCTCGCAGATCCGGGTCTCCCTCCACCGGGGGGTGGAGCAGGAGACCCCTGCGCGGCGACGGGGCCGTCGTGGTCACCCCGCGGCGGCCGGCGCCGTTTCCCCGTCGAGGGCGGTCGTCCGGGGCCGCGCCGTGTCGGCAGCCCACATTCCCGTACCCGTGTCCGCTTCGGGGCCCGGCGGTTCCGCGGACGCCGTCGCCGCGAAACCCGCCTCGGTGTCGGCGGCAGGCCCGGCGCTCGCCCCGGACGTTCCGGAGGCCGCCGCCGCGCCCGTCCACGCACCACCCGCCCGGTCCTCGGCTGCCGTGCGTGCCACCCACCCCTTCTCGTACGCGTGCCAGCCGAGTTGGAGCCTGGTCGTGACGCCGGCCAGTTCCATGAGGCCCTTCACGCGTCGCTGGACCGTGCGGAGGCCGAGGTCGAGCTGCTTGGCGACACTCGCGTCCGTCATGCCCGCGAGCAGCAGCGAGAGGATCTCCAGGTCGGCGGCGTCCGGGCCCGCGGGGCCGTCCTCCGTCACCCCGCCGCCCCCGCCGAGGCGCAACGGCAGCGCCTCTCGCCACACGGCCTCGAACAGGCCCGTCAGCGACTCCAGCAGCCCGCTCGCGTGGACCACGAGCGCCGCCGGCTCCGAGCCCCGCCCGGTCAGCGGGACCATCGCCAGCGTCCGGTCGGCGACGACGAGTTTGGTCGGCACGCGGTCCACGACGCGGACCTGTTCGTCACGGCCGAGCGAGGCCGACACCTCGACGAGCCCGGTCGGCAGCGTCAGCACCTCGCGTTCGATGACCACGCGGTACGCGACGCCGCGCTGCGCCGCCCGCTCCTCCGCCTCGTTGTCCGTCCCGGACACGACCATCGGCTTTCCGGTGACGAGCGCGCACACCTCTTCGGACGCGCCCAGCTGGAGCTGGAGGAAGCGGTGCGCCACCGCGCTCGCGCCGGTGACGACCTCGACCAGGTCGTGCACGGGCAGTTCCGTGGCCTCGGCCCGGTACTCCTGGGCCAGCAGCGCCGCGGCGAGTTCGGCCTGCTCGAGTTCGTGCCGGTGCTGGGTGAGCAGCGCGCCGAGGGCGACGCCCGGCGGCGCCGCCACCCAGCGGCCGGTGCGTGCGGACGACTGGGCGGCCAGCCCGTGGTGCTCCAGCAGACGCAGCGTCCGTTCGGTGTCCGCCTCCGGGAGCGCGAGGCGGTGCGCCAGATCGGCCACCTCCGCGGCGCCGAGCGCCACCAGCGTGCGGTACGCCGACTCCTGCCTCGCGTCGAGACCTATTGCTCCCAGCACCCCTGAGCCCTCCCCGGACCTCGCCATTCCGCTTGCTGCGGGCACGATCGTGGCGGAAACCGGCCACGGCGTAAACCCGCCGTCCTCATCATCCCCGCAGGGCTTCCGGCTCTGCCAATGTGGCGCCACCACCAAGGATCACCGACACGGACCGCGTCCGGAATCGACCTGGGAGGGCGATGTGTCCGAACGCGCGCACGAACACCGGCGGACGGTGCCGTCGACGCGCCGCCGGCCGGGCGCCGTCCCGGACGGGAGCGCCCCTGCGAATTCCCCCGCGGCCACGGCGATCGGGCAGCCGGCGCCGGCGCGCAAGCGGAACGCGGAGGCGCCCACCGTCCGGACCCGGGGTTCCGCGCGGCGCGGAAACGCGTACGCCCGGGGAATCCCGGTCCTCTTCCCGGCTCCCGGCCCTCCCGTGGGCGGCCGCAGGACGTTCCCGGTGACGGACGGCCAGAAGCCGACGCCCCGGAAACGCCGGACGCGCTCGGTGCGCACGGATGACGCCGCGGGCCCAACCGGCCGACGCGGGCGGGAGATCCGTCACCCGGTCCGTCGAACTCGCGCACGCCGTGCGCTGACCACCTGAACGTCCGCCGGGCGTCCTTCCCGTGGGGGGTTGGGACGCCCGGCGGACTCCCAGCCCGGCCGGGTTTTGTGGAATACGCCGTTTTCGTGCGGCCTCCGCGGTCGACAATAGGGACATGAGTCAGCAGGGGGACAGGCCCACCGCAGGCGACGACTGGTGGAACCGGCTGTACGACGAGTCCGCCCCGGACACCGGCCCCGCCGCCGCCGCGGGCGACACACTCGACGACCGCTTCGACTCCGCGGTGGACACGGTGGGCCCGGACGGCCCTCGGGGTTCCTGGTGGGACCCGTCCCACCGGGGCGGCGGCGCCCCTTGGGAGCCTCCGCCTCCCACCACTTCGCCCGCCGCGGCGGGTTCCGGTGCGGATCCGCTCGTGTCCCGAGCGGGGCCCGGGGTGCCCGCATCCGCCGTGCCCGCACCCCCGCCCCCACCGTCGGCCCCGCCCCCCGCGCCGCCCGTACCGCCCGTACCGCCACCTGCGCCGCCCGTACCGCCGGCCCCGCCCGTCGAGCCCGGGGGCCCCGCGGTCTCCATCCCCTCACCGGCCTCGTCGAGCGCTCCTGCCGCTCCCGTCCCACCGATCGCGCCGCCCCCGGCTGCCGGCCGCCACACGCCCGGTGCCCCGTCCGGCGCGGCCCCGTCGGGGACGCCGCTGCCCGCCGCCTCCGGTGCGGAGCCCGCGGGAGGGTCCGTGCCGGAACCCGCGCCGGAGCGACCGCCGATGCCCGCCGCGCCCCCTGACGGGACGTCCGCCGCTGCCCCCGACCGGGGCACCCGGGCCGCGGGGCTTCGTGCGGCCGTGCCGTGGGGACGGCGCAAGGAGGGCGCCGGCGCGGGACGGGGCGACAGCAGGGACGGGTACGTGGGGGACCGGCCGCCCACGTACGACGCCGAGCCCACCGCGCTGCCCGCCGCGGATCCGCAGGAGCTCGACGGGCTCGTCGCGGACACGGTGCTGGACGGCGCGCGGTACGGCTCGTTCACCCTGCGCGCCGCCTCCGTGCGCGGCGACTCGGCCCGCTACCGCGGTGAGCACCGCCGCGACGCGCTGCTCACCGCACGCTTCGGCGCCGGGGAGCACGCGCTCGTCCTGGTCGCCGTGGCCACCGGGGCACGGGCCGCGGAAGGCGCGCACCTCGCCGCCGCCGACGCATGCCGCTGGATCGGCGGCGCCGTCGGCCGCAGCCACGCCCGGCTCGCCGAGGACATAAGGGCCGGCCGGCGGGGCGACCTGAAATCGGGGCTCCACCGGCTGACCGACCGCTCCTTCGGCCGGCTCCGCGCCCGCGCGGACGAACGGGGCGTACCCCCGGAGGAGTACACGGCGAGCCTGCGATGCCTGCTGCTGTCGGCCGATCCCGCCTGCCGCACCCGGGTGTTCTTCGGCGTCGGCGCCGGAGGGCTGTTCCGCCTCCGCGACGGCGGTTGGCAGGATCTGGAGCCGGCGCTCCCGGACGCCCTCGCCGGCGAACCCGTCGTCGGCTACGGCTCACCTCCCCCGGAGACCCGGGAGGGCGACCGGCTCACCATGGACCTGGGCGTCCCCACGCCCCCGTCGCCGCACGTCGACGCACCCGTCCCGCCGCCCGCCGAGCCGTTCCGCTTCCGTGCGTCCGTGGCCCGCCCGGGGGACACGCTGCTGCTGTGCAGCAACGGCCTCGCCGACCCGTTGCGCGGTGAGTCCGCGCTCGCCCAGGAGTTGGCGGAACGGTGGGCGGGCACGGAGCCGCCCGGTCTCGCCGCCTATCTGGCCGACACCCAGCTGAGGGTGAAGGGCTACGCCGACGACCGTACGGCGTGCGCCCTCTGGGAGGCGTAACCGCCGGGGCCGTGGATAGATGGATCCATGGCCAAGCAGAACGTCGCAGAACAGTTCGTCGACATTCTCGTCCGCGCCGGTGTGCGGCGGCTGTACGGAGTCGTCGGCGACAGCCTCAACCCCGTTGTCGACGCCATCCGCCGCAACTCCGCGATCGACTGGGTCCAGGTCCGCCACGAGGAGACGGCCGCGTTCGCCGCCGGTGCCGAGGCACAGATCTCGGGCCGGCTGGCCGCGTGCGCCGGCTCGTGCGGCCCCGGCAATCTGCATCTGATCAACGGCCTGTACGACGCCCATCGCTCCATGGCCCCGGTCCTCGCCCTGGCCTCG
It contains:
- a CDS encoding helix-turn-helix domain-containing protein; the protein is MLGAIGLDARQESAYRTLVALGAAEVADLAHRLALPEADTERTLRLLEHHGLAAQSSARTGRWVAAPPGVALGALLTQHRHELEQAELAAALLAQEYRAEATELPVHDLVEVVTGASAVAHRFLQLQLGASEEVCALVTGKPMVVSGTDNEAEERAAQRGVAYRVVIEREVLTLPTGLVEVSASLGRDEQVRVVDRVPTKLVVADRTLAMVPLTGRGSEPAALVVHASGLLESLTGLFEAVWREALPLRLGGGGGVTEDGPAGPDAADLEILSLLLAGMTDASVAKQLDLGLRTVQRRVKGLMELAGVTTRLQLGWHAYEKGWVARTAAEDRAGGAWTGAAAASGTSGASAGPAADTEAGFAATASAEPPGPEADTGTGMWAADTARPRTTALDGETAPAAAG
- a CDS encoding protein phosphatase 2C domain-containing protein — its product is MSQQGDRPTAGDDWWNRLYDESAPDTGPAAAAGDTLDDRFDSAVDTVGPDGPRGSWWDPSHRGGGAPWEPPPPTTSPAAAGSGADPLVSRAGPGVPASAVPAPPPPPSAPPPAPPVPPVPPPAPPVPPAPPVEPGGPAVSIPSPASSSAPAAPVPPIAPPPAAGRHTPGAPSGAAPSGTPLPAASGAEPAGGSVPEPAPERPPMPAAPPDGTSAAAPDRGTRAAGLRAAVPWGRRKEGAGAGRGDSRDGYVGDRPPTYDAEPTALPAADPQELDGLVADTVLDGARYGSFTLRAASVRGDSARYRGEHRRDALLTARFGAGEHALVLVAVATGARAAEGAHLAAADACRWIGGAVGRSHARLAEDIRAGRRGDLKSGLHRLTDRSFGRLRARADERGVPPEEYTASLRCLLLSADPACRTRVFFGVGAGGLFRLRDGGWQDLEPALPDALAGEPVVGYGSPPPETREGDRLTMDLGVPTPPSPHVDAPVPPPAEPFRFRASVARPGDTLLLCSNGLADPLRGESALAQELAERWAGTEPPGLAAYLADTQLRVKGYADDRTACALWEA